The Aspergillus oryzae RIB40 DNA, chromosome 5 genome segment ACAATcgcagaagaaagaaagttaGCCACGATCCAAATGCAAAGTACCCAACCTGTGAATTAGAGAAGACATACATGTGCTTGTCCAGCTCATCGAGGTGCTTGCGCTGttccttgaccttgttgcGGAGGGCCAAAAGCCTACAGAGACAAGTCAGCATCTATTTGCAACCGGACAATTCCGAACCGTGCCAATGCCAGACAGAATTGGGCCAATGGAAACGGCTcgaagagggggggggggggggggggtttaGATAACAGAAGAAATGATGAATACATACTTCTCACGCTCCTTCTCGTGAATGTAGAGGTTCTCCTGTGCGGCTTCGCGCTTGGTGAATTGGTCGCTGGATGCATGCGTTAGTGCCATCGTCCCATTCATCAACGATGATGTCATTATCCTGCGGTCGGATGACGACCTCTTTTACCGGCTCAAAACAACAGGGGGAAGTTAAAGAGCGACGTACGCATGCTGGGAACCACCGGGACGGGGAGCACCGGTATCACCTGCGGCCATCTTGGGGGCGAGAGCTGAAAAAGACCGGGAGACGAGGGCGCGGTTAGCGGTAGTGAGAGGTCTGATGGATTGACGGAGCATGGTGATTGTGGAGGGTGAGGTGTGGGATGTGATGCAATTCGTTGAAAGAGAGGTTTAGGAGAGAGTATGTTGCgtgtgaggaagagaagaatgagaaggaggaatgAGGGGAGAAGGAATAAAAGGTTCTT includes the following:
- a CDS encoding uncharacterized protein (predicted protein), which encodes MLRQSIRPLTTANRALVSRSFSALAPKMAAGDTGAPRPGGSQHADQFTKREAAQENLYIHEKEREKLLALRNKVKEQRKHLDELDKHIEELTKNQGGEQN